One Catharus ustulatus isolate bCatUst1 chromosome 16, bCatUst1.pri.v2, whole genome shotgun sequence genomic window, agTAGTGAGGCTgaaggaggcaaaaaaaagggGATATAACCTTTTCCATGAGGTTTCTTTAACAAGAACAGATCAGAACAGCATTGACTATTTCACTTGGATGGCACCAACAATGACATCTTGTCCAACTGCCTGACCAACTCAGAGCTGACCAGGTTAAAACATTATTCAGGGGATTGTCCAAATGGCTTTTAAACACTGACAGGGTCAGAGTATCAACCACCTCAGGCCTGTTCCCGTGTCTGACCACCCTCTTGGTGAAGAGGTGTTTTCTAATTTCCAGTCTCAGCCTCACCCAGCTTGTCTAGGTTTCAGTTACATCCTTCTGTCAGAAGGATGAGTTTGATTGATTTAGCTGCTGTTTGGAAATATGCAACATCCAAAATAAGGATGTTAACAGTGACAAGCAGGAAAGGAGCAAACCAGTGAAAGTATTTTCTTGAAGTTTAGATCAGCtaagttaaaattatttaaaaatagaatggGACAAAGTAAACATAGCACTTCTCATTtccaaataaaacacaaaataagcTTAGGGGTGGAGATGGTCAGCATTAGCAGATATCAAAGCAGAAGAAGCAAAATAGCTCCCATCCAAAAAGGGAAGGCTATTGCTCAAGAGAAAGAACTCTACAAGGGGAAGTCATGGATGGAATCAGGAACTTGTCTGCTACAGCTTTTCTAGTTAAAGCTAGCAAGTAATATGTGATAGCTTCAACCCTGATGGAAAGCCTCATAATCTTGTAGCTCTGTAACTTTCTGTTTTAATGTTTGACCAGTTGATGCCTTGTGAAACACAtttgcttctgctttctctccaGTTCTGTGAAATGGTCGATTAAAAACCTCATTTTGttgaagcaaaacaaattaaactTTATCAAAGGAAGGTGCTGGCAGGCACACTTGGGAGTAGGTAACTAAAGTCCATTATGGGGCTGGCATAGACGGGGGAGGATGGGGGTGGGAAAACTGacctgaaaaggaaaacaaactgaCTGGAACAGAAACCCAAAAAGGTTATCAATGGCTGCATATTTAATCTTGCAACCCTTAAATCAACAGAGCTTTATCACACTTTCCATAAACATGCAGAAGCAATCCATATCCTGTGGGACACAAAACAGCAGATCGCCAAACCACTCACGGTTAGTTAAACTTTTATGTCCAAGAGCAGACGAGCGAGCGCACATACTTTTCTGATGAGCCCCTCTttcctcattttaaaattaatcttatcACTATTCAAACACTGCTTAACTGCTGTGATTCATCAACTCCCTGGCAACTTGCACAGCCCCACCTACTacatttcccccttttccttgcTGCCTCTGCGCTTCGCATCCACCCTCACCTCACCTCATCCTTGCCCAGCAGCACCTTCGTGGTGAGCGAGGGCCTGCCCACGTTGTCGCCGATGGTGTTGGGGTCCACGTAGACGATGGTGCCCATCTTGCCGTACTGTGTGACCACCACGAGCACCGAGTTGGAGAAGGCCGTGCACACCACCTCCGTGGGCACCCCGTGCACCACCTCCTCCCGCTGCTTGGACGTCACGATGGGACCCGCTTCCATCGCTGCCGAAAAAGAACAAAACGACAACAACACTCTAACATTATATTAAAAACATGCGCTACGGGCTACAAAAAGACCGAATCCCTCCCACAGTCGGAAATACCCACggttaaattaatttcagtgcaAACCCGCATCCCTGAGTGGGGCGGACTTCGCAGCCCCGCAGCGATGGCATCACTGCCCCCGCATGGCCCCGCTGCCTCTGACAGGAGCCCCGCTAACGACAGTAGCTGGTACCGAGGGGAAACCTCGAGCCCTGCTTCCCACCCCGTCTCCACCAGGCTTTTCCTGAGAGAGACATGaagacagggacacagccacccCCATGCCGCCGGGCCGCGGCCCTCATCACCCCTACCCTTGCCACCCCCGCCGCTCCGTCGCTCTCCGCCCAAGCCCGCCCCGCCGTGGCGGAAGCGGCgcctctcttttcctttcctttccctcctccctccttccctcccgcAGCCGGCGGGGGGCGATGGCGCGGCGCAGCCGCTGCCCTCACGGcctgtcccctccccttccctcagCGCCGCCGCCATTACCCGCTGCGCTCGCGCGCGGCGCCATCTccgccccccccgctcccctcacGGGCCCCGGGCGGAGCTGCTGCACCCGGTCCCTTCTCCTGGGGATGAACCGCTTCTCCTGGGGATGAACCGCTTCTCCGGGGATAAACTCCTTCTCTTGGGGATGAACCCCTTCTCCTGAGGATAAACCCCTTCTCCCGGGGATGAACCGCTTCTCCCGGGGATAAACCCCTTCTACCTGTTACGAACCCCCTCGCCATGTCCGGTCCCCCGCCCGGTTTCTCCCCGTTTGACGCCGGGAGGTGGGGAGCGGTGACAGGGCAGGACCCCTCTGCGCCATGAGGCGGTGGCCTGTGAGGGGACAGGCGACCCTGGCGGCCCTAGCAGGGCTGTGGatattgtgtttatttttccttccatttccccatgggatgggatcgCTCCCACTAGTGCGTGATGTTAGGCCACGCTGTAAGATCCCGAGCGTGCTTTCCCATGTAAATAAAAGTGACTTATAAAGGGAGTTTGTGTTAAGGAGGCGACTTTTTACATAGGCAACAGAAATAAGGCAAGGTGAATGCTTCTAAACTCAAAGGGAAGAAATTCAGGTTGGCTGTTAGGAAGGACTCCCCTGTGAGGGAAGTGAGGCACAGGTTGCCCaaggaagctgtggctgccccatccctggcagtgtccaaggccagggcttggagcagcctgagatagtggaaggtgtccctgcccatgacagggtGAAATTATGTGatatttaaggtcctttccaacccaaaccattctgtgattctgtgaaaacaagACTGGTTTTGGTCATGGAAGTGGCCTGGCCATTAGCCAAGTCAGCATGCCTGATGGAGCTTTACTGGGTGATAAAATAAAGACATCTGTGTGAGGAGAGTGAAACCAAATCTGGGTCCCAGGTGCGAACATTAGTTTCGATTAATGAGACCAAATTGATACAgtgctaatttttttcctttgaaatactGGTACtcatgaataaaaaaatttatattctaATTTATACAAAGCCTTGAAAATTTCCCAGAAGTTTGCAACCTCCCAGACTCCTGCAATTACTGCATCTAAAATACAGTCAGAACCTGCAATCTTGTGTTTTAGCTCTCCTTTACCAGCATCCTCACCACATCCCAAATGTTCTGGCCATGGGTACAGCAATACTACCTGACCTGTGGGTTATCTGTTCAGGTAACATCTCTGAAGAACCTTCATTTGTTTCACATTAAAAGTTTTACCAAAACTTGATTGCAGGAGGAGCACATAGACTTTGTGCTGAGAATTCTTTAAGGCACCATTAGAGAGCAGCAGAGGTCCAtggaaaagcttttaattttgcagGTTATTTTTGTGGTTAATTCAAACAGAGAGACTCAATACCTTTTTGGTACTCTTTGCAGTCTGGCAAATAGTCTGTTTTCCAGTACTGAATAAACAGcattcctctttcttccttaCCACATTCACTCGAGGCTTTGCCTGTTTGACAGAGATAATAGCAGCTATTGTCAGTAAAACCACCTGACTTTTGAAGAAGTttattcctgctctgccttctccaGAGAGTAACTTCACCTCAGGACACAAAGAACTGAATTCTTCCTGCCATCCTTGCcagactttattttttacatGAGAGGAGATCAAAGGGAGTCCACTGTAGTTCAGATTTACATGGAAACACCATTCTTAGCTGTTTTGCATTAGTTtgggacaaaaagaaaagttgtcTTTCACTGTTTCAGTCAATTGGATGTCTCACATTGGCATGTAGCTGAGGTGGGATATAGTAAGCTGAAGTAACTGAGCACTGAATCCTCACCACTGAAAGTGAATACATTAAAGAAATGAACTGAGAAGACTCCTGGTGTCTGTGTGACtgagagaggggatggggattTGAGAACACACAGCAGGACAGGTAATGGGACCTTTCCTGAGGGGGTCTGTCTGCCTGTCATCTGCTTCCCAGTATTTCTGGCTGAGAAGTGTCTGTATCCATACTCACACTCCTGGTTTCTATTACACTTTCCCTCCATAGATCCCTGATCACATTGCAAACATTATTACCTTTAGCTTCATAAACTGTCTTTCATCATAACAGATTGTTAATATAACCCATTTTATGGcttgaaggaaataaagaattGAGACTGGCAGCAGTTTCACAACCATCAAATCCTCAGCTGGAGATTTCACAGGATTTCAAGATTCCTTCTTCCATTCCCATGCACTTGCTGCCAAAGAAACATAAGTCATGCATGTCACTATCTCAATTGTAAGAGAAAATCAATGACAGTGCAGCCCCATACTTTGACAAGCAAAACTACTCCTAATAGTGCAGCTTAACacctttattattatttatttgtgcagttttgtactgcttttctttttaagctgCTTAagtgcctctgtgtgtgtagACTGGAAGGAGGCTGCTTTTATATTAGTCTTTGCATTTATCTGAACTGATTTTATAAGAACAAAAGTGTAAGATCCACAGAGCATCAGAAATGTTTCCCACTACTCTCAAACATAGACTCACTGTGTTTCAGGACTCTCCCATTAAtaatccctgctctggggagtGCCTCACTATCAAAGTGCTCGGTTGGTTTATTAGTTTACAGGTTATTACTTCTCTAGTTTAGATTTCTCTCTTGTATCTTTTATGATGCAGAATATAGACTGTGAGCTGGAACCTCCGGTGCAGCTGGActctgggctgtgcagccaaggagagaggaaaggaattAGTTTGCTCCCTGATGCAGGAGCTGCTTGGGAATTATTCTGACCCTTGTTATAAATCAGGTACATGAAGTGGAGCTGCTTGTGAGTACATTCCTCGGGCCAGACTGTATCAGAACGCTCCTCTTCCCCTTATTACTGTCACAGCAAGGTCGGGGATGTGGGTGGTGCAGGGTTGTGTGAGGGCTCTCTTTATGGGGCCATTGTAAAAGGAGTAGAAGGAACACCAGAAATTCACCTCCTGGATTTCTTCTTTCAAGCCATCCTCACTGCATTTAATTAGTCAGGAAGAGACTGTGTTCAGAAAATAATAGTGAATCGAGGCcttgggggaagcagggagaggagcacaCTTGGGGCAGTGTCTCCCTGGCAGGCTCTCTGCAGCCGGCAGAGAGAGGTTTTGGCCTTTGGTGCAGAGTGGAAACACAGCTTTGAACCCGACTGTCCTCAGTCAGGAGTCACCCCTGCTGTGCCTGAAGTTGGCTGGTTTATCTCTGGGTTTCTAGAGCTCCTCCTGATATAGGTATGAGCCTGCCAAACATgaccacagcccagctgcttctgcagatGGGCAGAAATGGGACATCAGGTGTGCAGGGGAGCCTGAGGCTGGAGTGTGAGCTGCTGAGGAGTTCAGGTGTGTCCAGGATTAGGTGATACCTGAACAGCATCTCAGACTTAAAGATCTGAGGCTCTCAGTTTATGTCCTCGTCTTTTGAAGGAGGATGAGGGGATTCTGGCTCTTTTGTGTGTTGGCCCCTTTTCTGTGCTCCCTGGGATAAAAAGACTATCAGTTCTTATTCTGGGAGACAGTTCTAAGAGGTTTGCTTTGTTCTGAAGTTGTCTCCATGGCTCTTACTGTATGGAACATCTCTTATTTCATTGATTGTGCGAGAGGAAGGCTTAGCCAATCCATCAGCATTGCAGAACCACTCCAGCCTGTTTTGTTCTtgatgaaacatttttttttcccagtgtagAATTCAACCAGCAAAAAAACATagtctttgaagaaaaaacaaacataacacttaaacccaaattttccctttctgagTGAGCTGCACTCAGCTGCACATCTGAAATCGAAGTGCTGGATGTGCTTACATGCCTGAGACTGTCAGGTCATGctattgttttggtttcttgCACTTGCAGCTTAGTAAGGAAGCAGTATGGGAATGTTCATTAATGTTTGTGTCAATAGTAACAGCCCACATATGAGCACTAGCAGATTTTCCTGAGAAAGCTCAATGCACAGGGTAGGATTTAAAAACATGGCAGTAAGCCAGCATGCCCTGGCTGGGCCTGGAAACATCTAGGTAGCAATTTGACTGGTGCTCTGTGGAAGTTTTTTTTAGTGAGATTTAGCGACCTATAAATAGAGGAGTACTCCAGCCCCTGTAGGACTATTTTACGCTGTGTCATTGGTGTTTTCTGAActgccctgcaggctgggatAGGAGGATTAAAGATCCATGGGGCtaggaggagaaaggagcaaCCTTGGTGCTGGGGGACAATTTTGGGAAGGGGTTATGCTGAGATTGCACAGCTGGTAAGTGAAGCAAGTCGCACCTGCAGAAGGAGTTTGCTGAAAACAGTTTTTGGGTGTATGATCTCTACAGCCGTAGTTTTCATATATTCAGCAGCACATCTtaaatttctttgcaaaaatttctccagaaattatttcagcaaccactgaaatgaaaatgacaGTCTGAAAACGTGTGAGATACACCTCCAGAAACACTCCAGACTACCTAAGAGAGCTAAAAGAGCTCCAGCTACCTAAAAGAGTCAGGATTACATCATGCAGTCAACCTGGTGCTGTCTGATGATAATTTTATCCTTGATATTTATCATGAGATAACAGCTGGCTGTTCTGGGCACTGTAGGCGGGGGGTATGGAACAGACAGAGTCATCATGAGGCAAGATTGAGTTTGAGTACTGTttacataattttcatttgtcAAATAACAGTCCTGCATAGATCACAGCCATGACAGTGCCTGTGGATGCTATCATCCATCAGCAGATCTactctgtgagcagcagaagCTTTGTATTGCTGCAATGGCCAAAGGAATGATTTCCATAGGTCAGTAAAGACAGCAGTAATTGACTTAAAGCTCACTAGAGTTTATGTAGGAGGTTTTCAGGTGCTTGTGGTGGTTTGTCAGATGGAAGACAACATGCAAATGGAATGGATTGTAAAAATTGCTGTGGCATAGCTTCTAAGAGTAAAACTCATACCCTTCTGTTCCTGAGAAGTATAAAGCATAGAAAATAACTCCATGGCTCTTGCAGAAGTAACGAGAATGTCAGAGTATTAGTATGATGCTAATAGTATAGTCAGTCCTATAAATCACTTAATTGTGACAGCAAATTAAATAGTGGTGTTGTCCAGAATTCACCCACAGTTAAAATGATCTATCTTGATGAGACAAAtgctttctgtgctgccagTAATAAATTAGCTCCTCTTTCAAGtgagaaaacaattaaaaagttGGTTGAAAAGGGCATACTTTCTCTGTGGCCACTGATCCCTCAAACTCTGGAAATAATAAAGTGGTTCTAATAGTTGTTCATTGTTACACagttgaaagaggaaaaatccaTTGCCTCATTATGTTCAAGACAGTTATGAAATTACATTtggaatatttgaaaatgtaagAGGCATCTAATCAATTGGTTTCAACTTTGACAATGTGTCATCATTTGCAGTTCATAATGCTGGTGTTAACTTTTGGAGATATCAGTCAGTGCACACAGtggaaaatgagaataaatattTACCTTGCATTTATATACTGCATAAATAACAGCAAAGTACACAGTAGACAAGTCATGATTCCATTTTGAGGGTTGTGTAACAAAAGTTTCAGAATTGTAGGAGGTGTTAATTTTGCAACACTCAAATATGTGGAAGCATTCAGGCAGTTCTCAACAAAACGGGGAACAAtaccaaaattatttctgggtattattaattacagtagtttcacgaatacaagccgcacggattataagccgcacccccggtgcctcgacaatgttgctgtctttgtcaatagataagccgcaccccgaatattagccgcactttcgttcgtcgcgagaatccgtgcgcagctttcacaaattggccaattagtaagaggatagcggcatagcgggctttactggctcggggcggggccaggcaggctcggcccgctcatggttgccgacggggccgggtggcccagctcagcgccacggctcggcggggctggccgggtggtgctgccgccgccgccgggctcgctggcccccctctcccgtcagcaccgccccgctgccgcgttcgctcgcccggctggcagggctgccgccgccgggctcgccgtccgccccgctgccgctttcgctcgccccgcgccgcgcctcgcgagcgccgcgcccgccccgcggcgctttcgcggctcgcggttcgcggctcgcggcggcgctttcgcggctcgcggctcgcggttcgcggctcgcggttcgcggctcgcggcggcgctttcgcgagcgccgctttcgctcgccccgccggcagggctgccgccgccgccaccaggctcgccggccgccccctcccgtctgcaccgccgccgcgtttcctcgccctggccggcactgcaggcccccgcaccgccgggctcccccacgctgctggccccgattctgctgggcttcccccgctgccaggcagccccacccgccggccttcctgcttctgccatgctcccctgcactgctagccccagttctcccgggctcccccgccatgctggctcaggctctgccgccctccctgccccgccctgctggctcaggctctgccgcccgcccccacactgctggccccgcctctgccaggctttcccacctctgccggggccggccgggctccagcttggcttggggctgccgcgggctctcacttccgtgttggcagcttttagaattttgttaatagattagccgccccggaatattagccgcacttccgggtttccaccaaaattttggtcaaattggtgcggcttgtattcgtgaaattactgtacttctgaaTATTAGGTGAACATTGGCCTCATCTGATTTTTAAGCTCTTTATAGTGTCAAAGATATTGAAGATGGTGGAAATGCCTGGTGTCTGAATGTCTCGTGATACATTAAATTTGTTCGCCATCTAGTCAAAATTATCATCCTCTCTGGTGCTTAAGTTTAGCACACAGAACTGAAGTTTTGTACTAAGCCATGATGAAGAATCCAGGTCAGACTTGCATAAAGACATTCCCTGGTGAGGCAGAGAATGCAGGCAGGTGTCCTTTAGTGGGCTGTAGAGACTCTCAGATTTCTGTCTTCATCTGCCTGTACTAAGCAGACTCACTGAAAAGGTGTGAGATTCTGGGAAACTGGGAACTCTCTTGAAGGACTTACCTATGACAGAAGATTGGAAACACATTTATGAAGAATATTGTGATTTGAAAGATTTTGTGAGGCATGTGCATGTACTGCAGCAATTTGTTTCGAGAAGAGTTTCTAATTCTGGTTATCTCCATTTCAGAAAACTTGTAGAGGTTACTACATTTCCTTCTGTGTCTAGAGAGTAATCAAATAAATAGTTCCTCTTGGAAACAGATTTACTATTTCAAAGCCCTGTAAAATATTGAGTCGGTTAAAGTTGAAGttcaaagttaattttaattgaCCACATAAATTCTTTTATGAatcaacataaaaataaagaagtacTGAAATTGTCTGTTAGTACCATTTTAAGTAATGAACTGAAGTTTGTGATGATTTAATTGTGCTTTTGATGGACTGTACAAATGTACTCttagaagaaaatacaattatatcctggagaaaatggcattaaaatggAGTATTGTCCCTTATTTCATAGGTGCTTATCTCCTGTTTCTGCAAAAGAAACATGATAATTAAGAAAAGCAGATATGCTATCAAACTTTTAAGTTTCATCCTGGAAATTAGTTTGGAATATTCCATGAGGAATATTCAGTCTCCATGTCTCAGTAAGGAATGCTCTGCCTAAATCCTTCTTTGCTCTGCATTTGCAATTCATCTTCTGGATCTTTGGGTGACTCTAGGCTGAGCTCATGTTTTTGTTCTCAACTTCATGTGAGCTTCTTTTTCTAACTCTTTCAAGAGCATTTTGGAACTACTTTGCCCTGAAACCCTGAGATCTGAGAACACTGGAGGATTAGGTTTAAACTTGTTAAACTGAATTAACACTCCTGCCACATGATTCTGGCCTGTGCCAGTCCTTCTAATCTTGTTCAGAGTTTAGGATAATTTGTTTAGTAGGCCTGATCAGCTGGAGGTTAATTCAATTGGACTTTGGTTATTTATTCATGCCCGGATTTGCTAAGTGTCACAGCAGATACATGAGGTCTCTGTTACAGTTATGAGATGGCTTCATTAGTGTGACGGAGAGTCCATCTGGGTGACTTCCTCTCCTCAGTGCAATAACTGGCTGTCAGGGCTCTCTCCAGTGCAAAAAACTCCTTATGTAACATCTCCCTTTCATTTGTGTCACAAGTGTATTGATTACAACTTAAAAGGCACCTCTCTGTTCTGATTGCTGGGATTGCCGATTAACTTTCTCAGAGATGTCAGTAGTATTCCAGCTCTACATTTTCAACTGATACCAGAATTCAAAGAAAAGCACCTAAGTGttttaaaagccatttattATCAATTATGTGTTTTTGTGAAGAATTTTGGTCCTTCTCATTTCAAGGTCCACTTTCCTCCTGACAGAGGTGCTGCCAATGCTGGGTTGGAAGGTGGTCAGTCTTTTGTGCTGTCCAGAACCAACTACCCAGAAatgaaagacagaaaggaagaagaaaattctgtCCTACTGAAACCTCTGGAGGAATTTAGGTTGGCAGAATGTTGTTACTTGAACTGGAATGTGGCCAGGACACCAGGATTAATGTTAGCACAAAATGCCATTTGATTGCAAGTGTTCGGATAACCTTGGATGAAAGTTTTAACTGAAAAGAGGCTCGTCTAACAGAAAAGGACTCCCTGATGTTGACTGTGACTTTGGTTCAGGGTTGACTCAGAGAATTTTCGCTCTTTGGTTCAGCAATTTTTGTATGGGACAGCTCTTGAATGGTAACAGATCTTCCTtacacagcctgcagcacagcaaattATTTCCCAGAGAGAATTCCATGCCATAGACTGATGTTTCTTTTTGGAGATGTTTCCTGATACATCATGCAAACAGGACAAATAGGAGCTTGACAGGAGACTTGCTAGGGGAAGGTCCTGAACATTAGAAGGCAGGACAAATGTTCAGTTGAGAAGGCACTGTGACAAACTGAGCTTCTGCAGCCACATAAATGTGGAGTAGCTATTTGTGTCATGGAGTTGCTCCTGAGGAAGTGAGACCATCATTTTCCCCATTCTAATTTTATTGTCCTCTCTGGCTGTTTCTACTGTCAGTCCTCTAATACATGTTATGGCTTAGGCTGGCAAAACCAGGTAGTTTCCAGCTAAAGCTTTGGTGATTAAGAGCAGTATTAAtcaaaatttttcctctttctctctttttttcaattaaattgtAAATCTCTGCTGAGAAACAACCATTAGCTTCCAGGGAGCGAACAGTGTTCCCACATGCTTGGCCATCTTTAGAAAACCCTGTCACAGTTACAGACCATGAAATATGGTTTCCAACAGAACAATGTTCCCCAAACCAGCTGGGACCAGCATTCCAACTCAGCATTCTGTGCAGAAGTTTATTTGCTGTTGACTTGGAAGCCACGTTAGAGCTTTGGAGAGGAGTTTCTGCTTTTCTACACAACATTGCATCATGGATTCCTCAGCATCAGCTCCCACAGAGAAGCTGGAGACAGCAGGACTGATGTGTCTGTAGCCATCCTTGTCCCCAAACCTGCAGTGCCCCTGCACTGTCCTGGGTCCCTGCTCAGGGGAAAGGAAGGCATCCAGGGAGGATGTTGAGGCAACTTGCCATAAATTATGAAGGGGGCTGTATCTGCAAAAGCCAGTATGTGTTCCCAAGGGACTGTATCCCTGTctggaggagaaagagaagtgtGAGCTCCATCTCTGGGCACTGTCCTGACACTACAGCTCCTTCTGTACAGTAATGCAGGAGCTCCATGCAAGGGGAGCAATCcttgcagggctgtgtgtcagCTGCATGTGTGGATAAGCTGCATGTGAACATGAGActtgctttgctgtttgtttcaTTACTGCTGTTATGTGGTATGAGTGTGACCTGAACTTTTTAAAGTGGAGCTATTTTCCGTTCTACCCAAGCTCCACTGATGTTTCCCCTTGTTTTCCATGAGAAGACactgattttcccttttcctccagtTCAGTCTTCCCAttctttcctgcagcactgaggactTGTATATGAGCCAAGATATGATTCCTCTAAGAATATACTTAAtttattattccttttcccagacttcattatttttcatttataggTTAACCAGCACCTGAGAAGCTCAGTGCTTTCCCTAACTTTGTTTTGACTAgttaaacttttaaattaaacatttttatttccctctccttcAGTTTGAGGGTTATTGtataattctgcattttaaaaaacccagaaaatagAGAAGTAATCAC contains:
- the PSMG3 gene encoding proteasome assembly chaperone 3 isoform X3, producing the protein MAPRASAAAMEAGPIVTSKQREEVVHGVPTEVVCTAFSNSVLVVVTQYGKMGTIVYVDPNTIGDNVGRPSLTTKVLLGKDEVSPSFMFVPKTWWHSCRRKLGTNLFSWPWL
- the PSMG3 gene encoding proteasome assembly chaperone 3 isoform X1; this encodes MAPRASAAAMEAGPIVTSKQREEVVHGVPTEVVCTAFSNSVLVVVTQYGKMGTIVYVDPNTIGDNVGRPSLTTKVLLGKDEPLVHVCAKNLVAFVSQEAGNKPVLLAMALKDKTMEGIQALREVIRSCQVW
- the PSMG3 gene encoding proteasome assembly chaperone 3 isoform X2, which codes for MEAGPIVTSKQREEVVHGVPTEVVCTAFSNSVLVVVTQYGKMGTIVYVDPNTIGDNVGRPSLTTKVLLGKDEPLVHVCAKNLVAFVSQEAGNKPVLLAMALKDKTMEGIQALREVIRSCQVW